The window AGAATGCCCAGCCACAGTCATTTTTTCAGCAATGTCCACCACCTTCAGAAATGTGTCTGATCTTATCGACATGCCTATCAAAGCAAGATATGATGTTCTTTCAAGTTGTATACCCATTTTCATGCTGTATTCAAAGGCCAACAAAGCACCATCAGGTCTTTGGTGATCAATGTTTCTTTCAATGATGGTTGCAACAATCCGAGAATCCAGTAGTATATTCTTATCCATTATACCAGCAAGCAAATGGTCAACTGCTACGAGATTCTGCTTTCTCAAGAGTATCAGTACAAGACCTCCATCTAAAGCATCATCACCAACAGTTGTCATAGTCTCAAAGGCATCCCCATCACCAATTGATTCAGTATCAATATGAGGATTAACTTTCCTGAGGAGAGCATCACTCTCACCAGCATCTTTTAGAGTTTCGAGTGCTTCCATAAATACAGGGTAACGAAGAACGAGATGATTTTGTTTCATATATTGAAGAATGTGGGTCATTGTCGTTGTCTCCCCTGCTTTGCAACATCTCTCAACCAAAATATTGCATGCAGCTTTATCAGGTTGTACCCCTGCTTCTTGCATTTTGCTAAAAATCTCAAGGGTTTCTTGGTATTTGCCTGGAATCCATcacaaaaaggaaattaaacTCCTAAAAATACAATACTCCAACAAAATATAGCCCGATACTGGAAAAAGCAATGCGTGGTAAAAGTTGTAAGTTTAAAGCACCAGTAACGAAATGCTAAAATGAAAAACCATCTCCTGAACtgctaaaaaaactattgaatttGTTCTGAACTGAAATTCCATGTTTTGTCCTACAATTTGCTTTTTGGTAATCACGTTTGGTGTGGCCAACGCAGGTCATGCCATGCATCACCCACATTAGCTTTCTCCATTAGTTCATGGTTGTAATGTAACAGAAATACTTGTTGAGGAGGCACAATCAATTGTCTAGAAGTTGAGGATCATttccaaacatcactaaaagtTCATGGGCgattctttttagattttagcCATAGCAAAAATTTCACAAACTTCCGTCAAGCTTATTTAAGCTTTTGCTATGGCAGACTTATTGTTCCATCATCGAATGAAAGCAAGTCATAAGCCTCCAACGCAAAACAAATATCTTCAAAACCATCAACAATTATACTAATTTTTGCACAAAACATCATAATTGACCAAAACTAGATTCCAAGTTTTCCATCTAAAGAAGCCTTCATATCGTCTAACCCACCAACCAGAAAAACAACACACTCACACAGACAAAAGAACAAACACAAAGGGCGCAATTAAATCTCACTCACCAGTAACAACAAGATGCTCCATTAGAACAGTATATGTATGACAATTAGGAGAAATCCCAGAGTCAAGCATCTCCTTATAAACATCAATACCCTCTTTCACTCTCTTATTATCGAACAAAACCTTTAGATAAGCCGTATACGAAACAACAGTAGGAAAACACATattttctctcatttctttCCAAATTTTCACTGCTCCGTCAACATCACCAGACTTTGAGACCCAATTCAAGATTGAAGTATAGGTAACAACATCAATTTTTAACCCCATTTCTTGCATTTTCTTGAATACATACTTCATCGACTCAATCCTTCCAGCTTCTCCAAAAATATCAAGCATGGTTGTGTAAGTAAACTGGTCATGCTTAAACCGTTTCAACTTTGAAGCCCAGTTAAAAAAAAGCCAAGCCTTTTCCATCGGTGGATGGGTTTTAAGTATTTGATTGACTGTAAAAGAATCCCATTTGATATTTAGTTTTGTTAGCTCTTCTTGTGCCGAGTCCCACGTTGAGTATTTCAAGATTTTGTATATGTTTGAGATAATGTCCCTCATGTAAATTTTTTGGGGTTCTATTACATTTGACGATGGtgatttgggttttgggtttcttGGTTTTCTGGTGAAAAATCTGgtgaagttttggggtttggaTTGGTGAAAGCATTTCATGGGAATATTGAAATAGTGAGAAGGAAAAATTATGTAAGATTGAGACAAcaaatgttttgtgagaaatgTCCTGAGAGTTTTGAAAGgcaacataaatataaatttacgaGGATCCAAACTCTACATGGGAAACGAACGCCAAAGCTCTGTCAGTATAGGAAATTTGGAAAGGAGAAGAAGCGCGCGGATTTAAGAGAGGTGGTGTTGTTAACATGGGCCATATGAGTAGGCTGAACCTGTCCACAGAAAAAGACTGCATGAGTGAAAATGGGCtgcctcttttattttattttattttagatggaatcacatttataattctttataatttgaaaaattataatttacattatcaattaacaaaaattcTTAATCTAATGAAATAGTCAAATTACCctttgtatttattataaaaaaaaaattaaaccacaaGTTATATTCTCTCTCCTCTTTATTCTATTAAGATtaatatttctctcttttagtgagattttattttctattttatttactccttttattttgattttttagctaACTATAACTGAAGATTTccataagaaaaagaagagcttTGTAAAAAGAAACTAAGCAAGAAATAGATAGCAGTGAATAATATGATTAGCATTATTTGTCAGTTTAAAGTTGACTTTCTTTATATCAATCTCACACTGAAAAaggtttattttcttctttcaaatgttttttttttatttgagcaaAAATGATTGAAGTTTTggatcttaaaattttaaaaataacatttttttgtgattatttaagaaaatatttgattttttaatctagGGTTTCCTTATTTTGAGATTTATGTCGAgggataatttttcatttaggctaattttttcatttgttgttatGAAATTCTAAGTGAGTCTAATATTCATGTTATTTGGttgttcacaaaaaaaattttcaagtgagaataaaaaaaaaacatgtggaggAGAGTAAAAGTAATGATTCAATCATTAGACTGCACTCTTTATACCTgaaatatgataataatgatgAGAATGGTTAGAAAATGATTTTAGTGTATATAGTTGATAAGGAAAAAtccttgtttttctaaaaaaataaatatttgagttaGTTTACACATATCTTGCGtttcgattaattttttttctaattcttttctTAGTATATAGGATATTCTCCATTGtatctattatatttatttgttttctactaTAAAGGATTTTTCAAATATGTATGCacaatatataatgaaaatcagtacctcaatgttttttttagaattacaGTCATATTATACACAATGCATTAGACCTTTATTTAAAATCAGAGCTTGGTTAGGCAATACATTTGttccttctttccttttcatgGCTACCTTATCAACATTTATTCCTTTGTACATGCTCAAACATGCTCATCATGCCTTTCTTCCACCATTTATGTCAACAAGTCACACGTCTCTGTTCATTTATGGCATGCTTGTTTATGCCACCatagtttttctaattttttttatttttggattcgaggaaaccttATTTTTCGAAAAGCGTATTTTATAGGTCCAGGTGAACGAGTAAAATCCCGGTtgtcccaagctcttacaagAGATAGTTTTTCTAATGCTAACTCTATTTCCAAGTCTGGTTTTATTTCttgtaataataaattgatagatTTATATTTAAGTTTATATGTTGGATGTAACTTTGCTAGGAGCCATCTTCACccttttttacttgaaaacggCTTAATCTTTTGATCACTTACACTGTGATTTATGAAGTCTTTCTCTTGTAAATCTCACTGctaaattttgatattatacGATGTTAATTGATTATTGTACTAGATTTAGTTGgttttttgaattcaattttgaatTCTATTTGTTTGCCATGAAATGAAAGTGACTCCTTTCCCTGGATATTTTATGTTGTGTCTACAGTCTTTCCTTCCATTTCACCTCCACCATTTATTCATCTAATGGTGCTAGAGGGAAAACTGGTATATTTAAATCTAAGACCTATCATGCATTGatgatttcatatttttcttagtaTTTTCAAGTCCTATTTACCTTAGAAGGGCATCTGGGTTTTAAGTCTGCTAACAAACACCCATCATGACTCTCAACTATAAAAGATGAAATACAAGCTTTAAAAGAGAAAGATCCTTGGAATATTATACCTCGCCCTCTACATCATAGTGTGGTTGCTGTCATTAGATCTTTAAAACTAAAACACATATTGATGTATGGTTCCATTGAGCATTAGAAGGCTTAATTTGTAGCCAAGGGCTTCTCTCATATTCATGGCGTTGATTTTGAAGATACATTAAGACATGTGGGGCACCTGCAGTGCAGCGTGTATCCATGTCTATTATTTATTCAAACCGGGTTTGTATTTGCACCGTCCTATAATTCAATccgattattattttttttaatacaaacaccATCCCTCACGATGTCTGTTCACGAAATTTActcaaaatgaaatgaattcGCGGCGCAGTGATAAAATTGGTATGCAGAATTCAAAATCCCTTTTAGATTTCAGGTATCCTGTGCTGGCGCTTCTCCTCTTTAACCAATGGTTAAATTTGATGTCAGTTTGTTTTGTAGGAGGTTCAATGAACTTTAGACTACACCATGATGAGAGGGTAGTGCTCTCTCAATGCTTGATTCTTCAACTCATCTCCCTGAGATCTCGTGATGAAGATTTCATGTTTTCGAATATTCCCAGCAATTTCCtgtctattgttttttttttaaaatgttttttagttaGAAAACGAAGGTGGCCTTGGCATCTTTTTAGTCAACATAAAGAGAGAGAATGTAGGACAAGAAATTCCCTGGCATGGTCAGCCATGTTTAGTGATCTATGCAGAGAAGGCTTGGTTTTGGTTCATATTCCATAGGCCTCCCAAGGAGCAGCAACAAAACATGCCAAAGGCTAAAATTGTTCCCGGGATCATCTATAATCTTCAGAAAAATAGCCATCTCCTTGCCCTTTCACAATACCGTGATCAAGATTTTATGGGCATGCATATGATGCTAGCAAAAAAGCGCGCTAGCATGAATTCAGAGGAAAGAACACAGCACAATCACTTCTTCATCCTTTTCCTGCTTTCTTCTGTCTTTAAGCAAGAAGCGAGTTCAGCGGCAATTCTTATCCTAGCCTTAGTTTTCTGTCTTCGACCATAATAATTCTTTGAAAATTTTTCCCCATAAGAAAAGACTAGGGAAATTCTTTTATATCTGGTACGCtattttgtctttgttttcctCCACTGAGGCCACACGCTATGCAGAATTTAATTAAAGCACGCTATTAACAAGGCTGCTAGGCTTTTTTAGACATATTTTGATAGCTGATGAATGTGATCAACTAAATTAAAGTTGTTACAGTCATATATAAAATACAGCAATTGCACAACATCAGAATATCTAGTGCTACAGACTTCCGCAATAATCTTGCACACAAACCTAATGGAACCTATTGAGAAAATATGTAGACAACCGAAAAAAGCAAACTACTTGAATATTTTATACAAACCGATGTGCCCGTTGTTTTTTCCTTGATCGATCAATCATTTGATGTTTTTGAGACCCACTGACCACCACTTATCATACCAGTTTGTATGATTTTTTGTTCGTCAATCTTTTCAGCACAAAATTACGGTTTTCTAGGCTGAATCCAAATCAATGAACCCAAGATGTCAAGCGTCACTTTTTCTGATGATGGGAATCCATATATGATAAGCTAGTTGGGAAGTCATTGGCATAATAAATACCAAAGGAATTCTTCACTTGCCTGCAAATTCGATTATCCTCTTTGAAATCATAGTCCTTCCTAGGATTATGTCATGGTTACACCTATGAGCTTGGGCAGCTAAATCCTCAAAAGTTTCCGTGAACACCGCCATCTTCTTCTTGATCTCATCTATCACAAGTTTCACAACATCTACTTCTCTGATAGCAAAGTCAGCATGGTGCAAGAGGGCCTTGATTTCCATTTCCAATTTGTTGACAAGCACCCGTATACTCTCAATGTCCTTGATTGTAATGAAAGTTCCAACCTGAATTGCGTTCACCAACACCTTTTGCTCCTTCAACGCGTTCTCATACCGATGCCAAAGCAAGTTACACCACGTTCCCACCGAGCGCATTGGGTCAGCCAGAGCACTGGCCAAAGCAGTTACAACAGGTGGGGCAGAAATGGCAGCTGCTGCAACTGCAAAAATCATCACGGTGACAAAAACGGACATAAATAAAGCATTCGACACTCTCCTCCAGATCTTCACGGATTTCAGTTTCTTATCAAGCTTCCTCTTATGAGATTGCAATTTCTTCAACATGGAGACCTGCTGTTCATAAACCGATTGAAAAAGCATAAAGAATTTGGGGGTAAATGGATCCCCTGCAACCATAAAATTCTGTAATTCTTCTAATGTCTTGACGTACTTCTTCTCAATCACCCCATCTTGCAATTCCACTTCCTTCTCAAAATGGGCAATGGCAGCCATTATATTCAACTGGCTAGTTCGAGCACTTGTGACACAACTTTCTAGTTCAGTGCAGAAATCCATAGTTTTGATGCTACTCCCGAAGTATTCCTCAACCAAAGCAAACAATTCTGGATTATTCCAGATATCTTCTTTGCTTTCTAGTATGAATTTAACCACATCTTGGTTCATTTCAAGAAGGCAATTAGTGACCACTTTGAATGAGCCTGAGGATCCCGCGGCAATATCACCAGTGCTAAGTGAGTTTATGACATGGTTAGTCTTCTCCATGAGGGTGGCATTAAAGGATTGCAAGTATGGATCTAGCGTACAAGCATCCTCATAGGAGCTAAAATCTTCCGCGAATTGGGAATGGGTGCTGCTTTGAACAGGTGGTGGTGGGATATCACCACCTCCAGCCTTGCAAGATTGATCACCTCTCGTCATATCCAAATGACAACTgacaaaagtaaaagaaaactcaaagaagaaaaagatgagatcttttttcacttcaaatgctttctaacaataaaaatatcaaatttaagcAATACTAAGCAATCAAGTTGAGCCACAGAACTCAAGAAATCCAGTTAACTGACAAAATCATCCAAAACGGAAACAAGACACGCTTATGGAATAAGAAAACACTCAAATTAACAAACTTTTGATCTGATAACTAGAATCCAGAATCAATCTTTCACTTGACTACAGGATTAAGAGTAAATGAATTCAAGgacctgaagaaaaaaaacagagagaaattcAAAACGTAGGCTTTTGGGGCACTAGTCAGCTTACATTATAGTCCTTGTATCTTTTGAGCTTCAACTGCCTGAAAAAGAAGAGGTACGAGTAATTACTTCCTCTCGCTATAGGAAGAACAAAACGCTAAGATCTTGTGGTCCGAAGAAAGGTTTTTGTGTATGTTGGACAATAGATTTTTGAGAAAGAGGTTTTTATAAGCGACGTGATTAGAAGAGAGGAGGATTTGAGGCAGTCTTATGACGAGGTAACTTGAAAGACCGGAAGTAAAGAGAAAATGCAAGGAAATGTACTCAAAGGCACATAACTGTCTCAAAGAGGACACAACCGCAGGTTTCTCTAGAGGTGGAAGATTCAACTACGCGTGTGGAAGTGGTTTTTTGTTGCACAGtactctattattattatttgtgaacAGCAATGCCTTATCCAATGAAAACTTGTacttctgtttatttttatatttcacatgtattttaaaaaaacaaaaaaacattttctttactttaaattaatatatttttgattttttttaaatcattttaatgcactaatatcaaaaataaattttaaaaaataaaaaaaaatattattttgatatatttatgagtataaagcactttaaaaaacaattataactaCACTTTCAAGCAGGCTCAAAGGAACCTGATACAGAAATAGGACAAACCAAGATGTGTTAATTTGAAAATGGATGAGCGGGAGGATAAGG is drawn from Populus nigra chromosome 5, ddPopNigr1.1, whole genome shotgun sequence and contains these coding sequences:
- the LOC133694323 gene encoding pentatricopeptide repeat-containing protein At2g01390 is translated as MLPFKTLRTFLTKHLLSQSYIIFPSHYFNIPMKCFHQSKPQNFTRFFTRKPRNPKPKSPSSNVIEPQKIYMRDIISNIYKILKYSTWDSAQEELTKLNIKWDSFTVNQILKTHPPMEKAWLFFNWASKLKRFKHDQFTYTTMLDIFGEAGRIESMKYVFKKMQEMGLKIDVVTYTSILNWVSKSGDVDGAVKIWKEMRENMCFPTVVSYTAYLKVLFDNKRVKEGIDVYKEMLDSGISPNCHTYTVLMEHLVVTGKYQETLEIFSKMQEAGVQPDKAACNILVERCCKAGETTTMTHILQYMKQNHLVLRYPVFMEALETLKDAGESDALLRKVNPHIDTESIGDGDAFETMTTVGDDALDGGLVLILLRKQNLVAVDHLLAGIMDKNILLDSRIVATIIERNIDHQRPDGALLAFEYSMKMGIQLERTSYLALIGMSIRSDTFLKVVDIAEKMTVAGHSLGVYQAALLIYRLGCAKRPTCAVKIFDLLPEGQKCTATYTALVSVFFSAGSPQKALQIYENMKREGIHPSLGTYNVLLAGLESSGRISEAKTYRKEKKGLLINNHHQNSVPMGQKICNLLFASHLVS
- the LOC133693102 gene encoding UPF0496 protein At2g18630-like, with translation MTRGDQSCKAGGGDIPPPPVQSSTHSQFAEDFSSYEDACTLDPYLQSFNATLMEKTNHVINSLSTGDIAAGSSGSFKVVTNCLLEMNQDVVKFILESKEDIWNNPELFALVEEYFGSSIKTMDFCTELESCVTSARTSQLNIMAAIAHFEKEVELQDGVIEKKYVKTLEELQNFMVAGDPFTPKFFMLFQSVYEQQVSMLKKLQSHKRKLDKKLKSVKIWRRVSNALFMSVFVTVMIFAVAAAAISAPPVVTALASALADPMRSVGTWCNLLWHRYENALKEQKVLVNAIQVGTFITIKDIESIRVLVNKLEMEIKALLHHADFAIREVDVVKLVIDEIKKKMAVFTETFEDLAAQAHRCNHDIILGRTMISKRIIEFAGK